In Candidatus Manganitrophus morganii, the genomic window CTCTTTTTCTGTTTTCTTTTTATTGTGATCGACTCCGGATTGTTATGCGTGATCGGATGACAACGGCGGTTTCTTGAACGCGCCGCATCCGATCACGATCTTATTATAGCAACAGGTTGGGTTTTTGTGATCTTAGATATGTCTTTTAGATATATGGGGGACTGAGATCGTGAGGCCGCTTCGACCCATTCTAAAGTGCACTATCCTCCGCCACCAACCAAAACGGCATCCCAGCGGACCTTCGACCAGCCGATCCGGGGGAGAAGGGCCGCGACCGCTTCCGGGTCGGGGAGCCGGTCGCTTCCGCGGCAGCCTCGACCAGAGGGCGTAATCGACGATGTCGGAATAAGAAAGGGTCGCTTGAACGAAAACGATGAAGCGAACGATCTACAGGATAAGAAAGTCGGCGGACTGGCAAGTAAGATTTCAGGGAAGGTTCCCAGGCGGCGATCAGAACGACATCAAAACCAGACCTGAACCGCATCCCGAAGCCGCAAGACCGAATCTTGCTCGTATTGCTGCTCGTAGCGATGGATGATTTCCTGGATGGCCGATTCGGCCTGGAAGGTATCGGGGTGGATGATCTGTAAGACCATCGATCGTTCCTGGACGAGCCGGTTGTCGGCGCCGCGCCACTGGCCGTTGGCCTCCCAGTAGGTGAAGCCGTCCGGAAAACGGGGGGTGACGATGTCCCGGAGAAAGTCGCTCCATTCGGCCTCGCCGACCGGGCCCCGCGCGGTGCTCAGCCCGAAGAAGAGGGTGTCGGAGATCAGGACCGTTCCCTGGCGGCCGATCGACGGAGAGATCGGACGGGTGTTTCCATCCGTGGCGCACCCCGTCATGGAGGTGAAGAGGAGGCCTAAAAGAAGGAGAAAGGGGAGGGGGCGCAGGGGATGTTTTTTTTGAGAACCGTCCATCATCTCAAGACCTCGATTGAAGTTCCTGCCGGCGAGCCGAGCGGATCTGACGCAAGAAGAGTAAACCAACTCCGGCCGTAATTGCAAGATCGGCGACGTTGAAAACGCCGGTCCGAAGTCTCCCGATCCCGACGACCAGGAAGTCGATGACGTAATCGTAAAGAACGCGGTCGATCAGGTTGCCGAGTCCCCCTCCCAAAATGAGGGAGAAGGCGACGACTTCGATCACCGACAAGCGGCGGTTGATGAGAACGTAAAGGAAAAGTCCCACGAGAAAGCCGCCGACGAGGACGGAAAAAATCCAGAAGCGGGTCGTCTCCGAGAGCCCGGACCCCAGGCCTAAAAACGCGCCGGGATTCTCCACATAGTCCAGCCGGACGATCCCGCCGAAGAGAGAAATCGGCGGAGCCGATTCGAGCCGATCGCGCGCGATCACCTTGGTGACCCGATCGAGTCCCACCGTGGCGAGGAGGAGGGTGACAATCAGAAAGCGTTTTTTGACGGCCGTCATCCGGTTTTTCTTCGGGACTCTGCTTATTGAAATTGCGCCTTGAAATCGTGGAGGGTCCGTTTCAACTCCTCCAGTTCCTGACGGAGGGACCTGACCTCGTTTTCGAGTTTTGCGACCGCCTCGTTCTCCATCGGTTCATTCCGGAGGGCCGATTCGGAAGGGGCCTCCTCTTTGTTTTCGGGGGGGCCGGAGAGAAGGTGGGCATAACGCGATTCCTTCCGGCCGGGCTGCCGCGGAAGGAGGGCGACGTAGCCCCACTCTTCCAATGTTTGAAGGGTCTTCTGGGCCTCTTCCAAGCCGGCGAAAGAATGAAGCCGCTCCGTGCGCCCGCGGATCTCTCCGACCGTCTGCGCTCCCCGCAGCATCAACACGCAGAGGACGGCGGCCTCCCGCTGCACCAGGTTGGCGCTCTTGAGAAAAAGCTCCGAATACTTCGGCACTCGGCCGAGTTGGTCTTGGGTGGCCAGCCGCTTTGTTTTCAGCGCTTCCAGCGCCTCGGCGACCGTCTTCTCATCATAAGAGACGACCGGGTCGCGGTTGGAGGTTTGGTTGCAGGCGTTTTGAAGGGCGTTGAGGGAGAGGGGGTAATAGTCGGGGGTCGCCATCTCCTTTTCGATCAAGCAGCCCAAGACGCGGACTTCCGCGTCGGTGAGAACAAAATCCATCAGCACGGCTCCTTTACATTTTTTGTCATGAATGGTTTTTTATACCTGATCCGATCCGATTTCGCAACCGTTTAACCTTTGCGTGCGGTCGGGAGAGGGTGGGTCGTGATTGAGGCGGGGTGAATGAAAGAGAGGGGGCTTTTTGGATCTTTCTCTTTGGCGAAGACCCGGATCACCTCCAGGGGGGTGGAAAGGTCACCGGGTCATCGCCTCCTTGTGAAGAGAAAAAGTGGAGATCTCTGGGGAAGGTCCTACATCCACCAGACCTTGTCGGGGACTTGCGATTGGAGGTAGCCCTTCATCAGATCCCTTCGGGCCAACATTCCGACCAGTTTCCCCTCCTCATCGACCACCGCGACACGGATCAGATGTTTGTCTTCCATGACCTTCATGATTTCCGCCGAGCTCGCTTCGAACGGGACCGTGATGGCCGGTTTGGTCATGATGTCGCCGGCGTTGATTTCGTTCAGCTGCTTTCCCTGCCGCATCGCCTTCAGCAGATCGTATTCGCTC contains:
- a CDS encoding DUF3574 domain-containing protein, yielding MMDGSQKKHPLRPLPFLLLLGLLFTSMTGCATDGNTRPISPSIGRQGTVLISDTLFFGLSTARGPVGEAEWSDFLRDIVTPRFPDGFTYWEANGQWRGADNRLVQERSMVLQIIHPDTFQAESAIQEIIHRYEQQYEQDSVLRLRDAVQVWF
- the lspA gene encoding signal peptidase II gives rise to the protein MTAVKKRFLIVTLLLATVGLDRVTKVIARDRLESAPPISLFGGIVRLDYVENPGAFLGLGSGLSETTRFWIFSVLVGGFLVGLFLYVLINRRLSVIEVVAFSLILGGGLGNLIDRVLYDYVIDFLVVGIGRLRTGVFNVADLAITAGVGLLFLRQIRSARRQELQSRS
- a CDS encoding YceH family protein, whose amino-acid sequence is MDFVLTDAEVRVLGCLIEKEMATPDYYPLSLNALQNACNQTSNRDPVVSYDEKTVAEALEALKTKRLATQDQLGRVPKYSELFLKSANLVQREAAVLCVLMLRGAQTVGEIRGRTERLHSFAGLEEAQKTLQTLEEWGYVALLPRQPGRKESRYAHLLSGPPENKEEAPSESALRNEPMENEAVAKLENEVRSLRQELEELKRTLHDFKAQFQ
- a CDS encoding CBS domain-containing protein, with the translated sequence MRRIDFMVGQTDFNTLTAAQFMQQDVVYFTKTVKAQSIAAAITTGNFGSVPIVDSDLKPVGIVSEYDLLKAMRQGKQLNEINAGDIMTKPAITVPFEASSAEIMKVMEDKHLIRVAVVDEEGKLVGMLARRDLMKGYLQSQVPDKVWWM